The following are from one region of the Thiocapsa rosea genome:
- a CDS encoding TrbI/VirB10 family protein: protein MRLHRHWENLSPNAKRVAALGGGVFVVSVLTAGSFLFAPAQTPGLHSPSPRDTLVRNILTDADPRQLGIEALVNRLERMEKRMSEVQRNLERSATAAPNTPALGPAPREQDLGNALELEALRGEIDQLREALAVQARQSASPPGLPQPEQPDTADPASPAGTAAQPHRPAPMEALFGPPTTPPSVPGAAPSSAVPAQTPGRTLQIRTVAAPASTAPVSTPPGTAEPGSVYIPAGAILKGVLLNGIDMPTGQNARKDPVPALIRVKHQAILPNRVRADLRECFLLVGGFGDLASERAYLRGETFSCIRNDGGVIEIPIDGYAVGEDGKVGVRGRVVSKQGVLLAKALQAGFLQSFSQIFNRMPTIPVNTGTGTDLQFQSMLTPQALSAASAQGVGGAMDRLANYYLDMAEQLLPVIEVDAGRGAEFILNRGVSMKLADVVE from the coding sequence ATGAGGCTGCACCGACACTGGGAAAACCTCTCGCCCAACGCCAAACGGGTCGCCGCCCTCGGCGGCGGCGTCTTCGTGGTCTCGGTCCTGACGGCGGGGAGCTTTCTGTTCGCCCCGGCGCAGACCCCCGGCCTGCACTCGCCGTCGCCGCGCGACACCCTGGTGCGCAACATCCTCACGGATGCGGATCCACGGCAACTCGGGATCGAGGCCCTGGTCAATCGCCTGGAGCGCATGGAAAAGCGCATGAGCGAGGTGCAGCGCAACCTCGAGCGCAGCGCAACCGCGGCACCGAACACCCCCGCGCTCGGGCCGGCGCCGCGCGAGCAGGATCTCGGCAACGCGCTTGAACTCGAGGCGCTGCGCGGGGAGATCGATCAACTGCGCGAGGCCCTCGCCGTCCAAGCGCGGCAGTCGGCGAGCCCGCCGGGACTGCCGCAACCGGAGCAGCCCGATACTGCGGATCCGGCATCGCCGGCCGGCACCGCCGCGCAGCCGCACCGACCGGCGCCGATGGAGGCGCTGTTCGGCCCGCCGACGACACCGCCGTCCGTGCCGGGCGCGGCACCCTCCTCCGCCGTCCCCGCCCAAACACCGGGGCGCACCCTGCAGATCCGCACCGTCGCCGCGCCGGCCTCGACGGCGCCAGTGTCGACTCCGCCCGGCACCGCCGAGCCCGGATCCGTCTATATCCCCGCCGGTGCCATCCTCAAAGGGGTGCTGCTCAACGGCATCGACATGCCGACCGGGCAGAACGCCCGCAAGGATCCCGTGCCGGCCCTGATCCGGGTCAAACACCAGGCGATCCTGCCCAACCGGGTCCGTGCGGACCTGCGCGAGTGCTTCCTGTTGGTCGGCGGATTCGGGGATCTGGCCTCCGAGCGGGCTTATCTGCGCGGAGAGACCTTCAGCTGCATCCGCAACGACGGCGGCGTCATCGAGATCCCCATCGACGGCTATGCGGTGGGCGAAGACGGCAAGGTCGGGGTGCGCGGGCGGGTGGTCTCCAAACAAGGTGTGCTGCTCGCCAAGGCGCTGCAGGCGGGGTTCCTGCAATCCTTCTCGCAGATCTTCAACCGCATGCCGACGATCCCGGTCAATACCGGCACCGGCACCGACCTGCAGTTCCAGTCCATGCTCACGCCCCAAGCCCTGAGTGCCGCCTCGGCGCAAGGCGTCGGCGGCGCGATGGATCGTCTGGCGAACTACTATCTGGACATGGCCGAGCAGCTGCTGCCGGTGATCGAGGTCGATGCGGGACGCGGGGCGGAGTTCATTCTCAACCGCGGGGTGTCGATGAAGCTCGCCGATGTAGTGGAGTAA
- a CDS encoding TraK domain-containing protein, whose protein sequence is MITRRLSILAVVLAASSAQADPAFEIPPVPCTLLDAGCTPSAVSSVLQTSRSEASPEGLIRTVMGGEATPARRTGGSLPVTLELGPRNLDVTPGTTVLIEIAIGHLNRIVTPFADPVVHTVSNASTQVDGSVVYVATDTEEPVALYIGDGQGSTLALALTLAPRYVPPREVRLTVPGYQGKRAGNATATRAPADPVAVMPMLANASDRDGDGEGPSYVSDLVEQLRALAQGRMPAGFRIAKGSEGAKLRCADGLKVRHGERAQGPASDLVKARVANTAAHAITLEHDTCRPDTATVAAMGAWPRRVLAPGEETEVFFVLARETRVHRTTGQPQ, encoded by the coding sequence ATGATCACCCGACGCCTCTCCATTCTTGCCGTCGTCCTGGCCGCGTCGAGCGCACAGGCCGACCCGGCCTTCGAGATTCCCCCGGTTCCCTGCACGCTGCTCGACGCCGGGTGCACGCCGAGCGCGGTGTCCTCGGTCCTGCAGACGTCGCGCTCCGAGGCGTCGCCCGAGGGCCTCATCCGCACCGTCATGGGCGGCGAAGCGACTCCGGCTCGGCGTACCGGCGGCAGCCTGCCGGTCACCCTGGAGCTGGGTCCGCGCAACCTCGACGTCACGCCGGGTACCACGGTGCTGATCGAGATCGCCATCGGACACCTCAACCGCATCGTCACGCCCTTTGCCGACCCGGTCGTGCATACCGTCTCGAATGCCTCGACCCAGGTCGACGGCAGTGTGGTCTATGTCGCCACCGACACCGAAGAACCCGTGGCCCTGTACATCGGCGACGGACAAGGCAGCACCCTCGCGCTGGCGCTGACCTTGGCCCCGCGGTATGTCCCGCCGCGCGAGGTCCGCCTCACGGTGCCGGGATATCAAGGCAAGCGTGCCGGGAACGCGACCGCAACGCGCGCCCCGGCCGACCCGGTCGCCGTCATGCCGATGCTGGCCAACGCCTCCGACCGGGACGGCGACGGCGAAGGGCCGTCCTATGTCTCGGACCTGGTCGAGCAGCTGCGCGCGTTGGCGCAAGGTCGGATGCCGGCGGGCTTTCGGATCGCGAAGGGCTCGGAGGGTGCCAAGCTGCGCTGCGCCGACGGCCTGAAGGTGCGCCACGGCGAACGCGCGCAGGGACCGGCGTCCGACCTGGTGAAGGCGAGAGTCGCCAACACCGCCGCGCACGCCATCACGCTCGAGCACGACACCTGCCGCCCGGACACCGCCACCGTCGCCGCGATGGGCGCCTGGCCGCGCCGAGTGCTCGCGCCCGGCGAGGAGACCGAGGTCTTTTTCGTCCTCGCCCGCGAAACGCGTGTGCATCGCACGACCGGGCAGCCGCAATGA
- a CDS encoding TraE/TraK family type IV conjugative transfer system protein, whose protein sequence is MTLGDFLSTWRGTTLENRVWRITVLVLVASNLILVGLVGQVERTVVLVPPVLEGEVTIAREYASQQVEESWGVYVAQLLGNVGPTTVDGLVRVLEPLLAGGLHREVMKSIADQTEAIKRENIAMHFAPQTVAYDTATRTVFVTGQHKTEGPAAAPVLNRRTYELRVEFRNYRPLITHLEVYRGDPRTTRDAHHEDAKT, encoded by the coding sequence ATGACCCTCGGCGACTTTCTCTCCACCTGGCGCGGCACGACACTCGAGAACCGGGTCTGGCGCATCACGGTGCTGGTCCTGGTCGCCTCCAACCTGATCCTGGTCGGACTGGTCGGTCAGGTCGAGCGCACCGTGGTGCTGGTTCCGCCGGTGTTGGAAGGCGAGGTGACGATCGCGCGCGAGTACGCGAGCCAGCAGGTCGAGGAGTCCTGGGGTGTCTACGTCGCCCAGCTGCTCGGCAATGTCGGCCCGACCACCGTCGACGGGCTGGTACGCGTTTTGGAGCCGCTGCTCGCCGGGGGACTGCATCGCGAGGTGATGAAGTCGATCGCCGATCAGACCGAGGCGATCAAGCGCGAGAACATCGCCATGCACTTCGCCCCGCAAACGGTCGCCTACGACACCGCCACCCGCACCGTCTTCGTCACCGGACAGCACAAGACCGAAGGCCCGGCGGCCGCCCCCGTGCTCAACCGACGCACCTACGAGCTGCGGGTCGAGTTCCGCAACTACCGCCCGCTGATCACCCATCTGGAGGTGTATCGCGGGGATCCGCGCACCACCCGCGATGCCCACCACGAGGACGCGAAGACATGA
- the traL gene encoding type IV conjugative transfer system protein TraL yields the protein METLDFPHHIDEPPTLLLWRMDDLMPLVLALVAGILAGQLTIALLLGALLSHGYRRFRDRQADGYALHLIYWFGLMPLGARSTPNPFARHYVP from the coding sequence ATGGAGACCCTCGACTTTCCCCACCACATCGACGAACCGCCCACGCTGCTCTTGTGGCGTATGGACGATCTGATGCCGCTGGTGCTGGCGCTCGTCGCCGGCATCCTCGCCGGACAGCTCACCATCGCCCTGCTGCTCGGCGCCCTGCTCTCGCACGGCTACCGGCGGTTTCGCGATCGCCAAGCCGACGGCTACGCCCTGCATCTGATCTACTGGTTCGGCCTCATGCCGCTCGGGGCACGCTCCACGCCCAACCCCTTCGCGCGGCACTACGTGCCATGA
- a CDS encoding DUF1778 domain-containing protein: MPRETKRTARFEAGVSPEVLAVVRRAAELQGRSVDDFVVDAARDAAHRTIEDAGIIRLSVEDQHRFAEALLNPEPLSSSMERAVARYLRLNA; the protein is encoded by the coding sequence ATGCCGAGAGAAACGAAACGCACCGCCCGCTTCGAGGCGGGGGTATCGCCCGAGGTACTGGCCGTCGTCAGGCGCGCCGCCGAACTCCAGGGACGCAGTGTCGACGATTTCGTCGTTGACGCCGCTCGGGACGCGGCCCATCGCACCATCGAGGATGCCGGCATCATCCGACTGTCCGTCGAGGATCAGCATCGGTTCGCGGAGGCGTTGCTGAACCCGGAACCGCTCTCGTCATCGATGGAGCGCGCGGTCGCACGCTACCTTCGCCTGAACGCGTAA
- a CDS encoding DUF4400 domain-containing protein, producing MWDSANTKEGRGVWLWAVASTLLLFLLELILFASFIPSDWARNVEQTEQRRLVETLGADAAQAIQARGARWYDTLFVETGIAPWTYRLVATGPGVESGYGLEPIGASPAWAWLRGRLDVIWGAFAQALRRIALLLAWWPFMAIVLVAALGDGWLRRRIRQYGFVYASPLAHHTALRILLVLWLIEGLLLFAPIAMPVLAVPMLGVASALCVAFVVTHTQKQL from the coding sequence GTGTGGGATAGCGCGAACACCAAGGAGGGTCGCGGCGTGTGGCTGTGGGCGGTTGCCTCCACCCTGCTGCTCTTCCTGCTCGAACTGATCCTCTTCGCCTCCTTCATCCCGAGCGACTGGGCACGCAATGTCGAGCAGACCGAACAGCGTCGGCTCGTGGAGACACTCGGGGCCGACGCGGCGCAGGCGATTCAGGCGAGGGGCGCGCGGTGGTACGACACGCTTTTCGTGGAGACCGGCATCGCACCCTGGACCTATCGCTTGGTCGCAACCGGACCGGGCGTGGAGTCCGGTTACGGCCTGGAGCCGATCGGCGCGAGTCCCGCCTGGGCCTGGTTGCGCGGACGGCTCGATGTCATCTGGGGCGCGTTCGCGCAGGCGCTGCGCCGGATTGCGCTGCTGCTGGCCTGGTGGCCCTTCATGGCGATCGTGCTGGTGGCGGCGCTCGGCGACGGCTGGCTGCGTCGTCGCATCCGGCAGTACGGATTCGTCTACGCCAGCCCGCTGGCGCACCACACGGCGCTGCGGATCCTGCTCGTCCTCTGGCTGATCGAGGGGCTGCTGCTGTTCGCGCCGATCGCGATGCCGGTCCTCGCGGTTCCGATGCTCGGTGTCGCCTCGGCGCTGTGCGTGGCGTTCGTGGTGACCCATACGCAGAAGCAGCTCTGA
- the traD gene encoding conjugative transfer system coupling protein TraD (Members of this protein family are the putative conjugative coupling factor, TraD, as the term is used for the SXT and TOL plasmid systems.) yields MSTYANPWRPLFELPAMLLWTGIAAVSWATAELWDLHAASFRWLGVGSLVMALTWLPGTVRGINRRDWLRGRPQQFIDPQVFAARVPSWPGLLWMGRGFDWEARHAQEALDLVRLGPELFAPRDPARLGATWIHGLGGADAEITVPLAHTEGHLLIVGTTGCGKTRLFDLLVTQAVLRGDAVVILDPKGDRGLRAAAERACMLAGTPERFVSFHPAFPAASVRLDPLRNFQRATELASRVAALIPSETGNDPFKAFGQMALSHAVHGLLAVEERPTLVTLRRYLEGGADALVERVLQRYFDTHLPHWQEHAGPYINKARDANRRARGLLAFYRERVRGEHPSTVIDGLGGLLEHEAVHFGKMVASLMPVIVMLTSGHLEGLLSPDETDPNDPRRAASIGEIIARREVLYVGLDSLSDPIVGSAIGSMLTADLAAVAGSIYNHEAHPRPTDIFIDEAAETVSDPLIQLLNKGRGAGLRLTIATQTFADFAARMGSEEKARQVLGNLNGLIAMRVIDAKTQEYIAESLPAVRLCTVVKSQGSTTASDRPLLYTGNAGERLDEAEAPLFPAALLGELPNFEYLARWPGGRVSKGRLPILGEPLPPPAER; encoded by the coding sequence GTGAGCACCTATGCCAATCCCTGGCGTCCGCTCTTCGAGTTGCCCGCCATGCTGCTGTGGACCGGCATCGCGGCCGTGTCCTGGGCCACCGCGGAGCTGTGGGATCTGCACGCGGCCTCTTTTCGGTGGCTCGGGGTCGGCAGTCTGGTGATGGCGCTCACCTGGCTGCCCGGCACCGTGCGCGGCATCAACCGGCGCGATTGGCTGCGCGGGCGCCCGCAGCAGTTCATCGACCCGCAAGTGTTCGCCGCGCGCGTGCCCTCCTGGCCGGGGTTGCTGTGGATGGGCCGCGGGTTCGATTGGGAGGCCCGACATGCGCAGGAGGCGCTGGATCTGGTCCGGCTCGGACCCGAACTGTTCGCCCCGCGCGATCCCGCCCGTCTGGGCGCGACCTGGATCCACGGGCTCGGCGGTGCCGATGCGGAGATCACCGTTCCGCTCGCCCACACCGAAGGCCACCTGTTGATCGTCGGGACCACCGGGTGCGGCAAGACCCGTTTGTTCGATCTACTGGTCACCCAGGCGGTGCTGCGCGGGGATGCGGTCGTGATCCTCGACCCCAAGGGCGACCGCGGTCTGCGCGCCGCCGCCGAGCGCGCCTGTATGCTGGCCGGCACACCCGAGCGCTTCGTTTCCTTTCATCCGGCCTTTCCCGCCGCCTCGGTGCGCCTCGATCCGCTGCGCAACTTCCAGCGCGCCACCGAGCTGGCCAGCCGGGTCGCCGCGCTGATCCCCTCGGAAACGGGCAACGATCCCTTCAAGGCGTTCGGGCAGATGGCGCTCAGCCATGCCGTGCACGGGCTGCTGGCCGTAGAGGAGCGCCCGACCCTGGTGACGCTGCGCCGCTATCTGGAAGGCGGTGCGGATGCGCTGGTCGAACGTGTTCTGCAGCGCTACTTCGACACCCATCTGCCGCACTGGCAGGAGCACGCGGGTCCCTACATCAACAAGGCCCGCGATGCCAATCGACGCGCGCGGGGTCTGCTCGCCTTCTACCGCGAGCGCGTGCGCGGCGAGCATCCCTCGACCGTCATCGACGGACTCGGGGGCCTGCTTGAGCACGAGGCCGTGCACTTCGGCAAGATGGTCGCGAGCCTCATGCCGGTGATCGTGATGCTCACCTCCGGGCACCTGGAGGGTCTGCTCTCGCCCGACGAGACGGACCCGAACGATCCGCGTCGAGCGGCCTCGATCGGGGAGATCATCGCCCGGCGCGAAGTCCTCTACGTCGGCCTGGACAGTCTCTCCGATCCCATCGTGGGCAGCGCGATCGGCTCGATGCTGACCGCCGATCTGGCCGCGGTGGCGGGCTCCATCTACAACCACGAGGCCCACCCGCGCCCGACCGACATCTTCATCGACGAGGCCGCCGAGACGGTCTCCGACCCGCTGATCCAGCTCCTCAACAAGGGGCGCGGGGCCGGGCTGCGTCTGACCATCGCCACTCAGACCTTCGCGGACTTCGCCGCGCGCATGGGCAGCGAGGAGAAGGCCCGCCAGGTGCTGGGCAACCTCAACGGGCTGATCGCGATGCGGGTGATCGATGCCAAGACGCAGGAGTACATCGCCGAGAGTCTCCCCGCAGTGAGGCTGTGCACGGTGGTGAAGAGCCAAGGCTCCACGACCGCGAGCGACCGACCGCTGCTCTACACCGGCAATGCCGGGGAGCGCCTCGACGAGGCCGAAGCGCCCTTGTTCCCGGCGGCGCTGCTCGGGGAGCTGCCCAACTTCGAGTACCTGGCCCGCTGGCCCGGCGGGCGCGTCTCCAAAGGTCGCTTGCCGATCCTGGGCGAGCCCCTGCCGCCGCCGGCGGAGCGGTGA
- the mobH gene encoding MobH family relaxase, with product MTLFDLFRRSKPAAQGPEPVQATPAPRGTASPDPDEDLLRYPPFIKGLPASDVDALLAKQAELIRRLQDGVGMTDTDYRQLVLPVVRRLAAFVHLLPASEAHHHRGSGGLLRHSLEVGFLASQASMRHVFALDREPKDRYHLEPRWRVASGLAGLLHDIGKPVADLTVSDRDGTLTWCPHEEPLLDWARRHGLQRYYLRWRETRRHNAHLQMGTLVVHAILTPEIKTWLSRDPAILANLIAVVGGQEETSVVGTVVGNADRASVARDLRENRIDPDAFALGVPVDRYLIDAMRRLVREGTWTVNTPGARLWMLADGLHVVWPQGGEDIAGLLARDKIPGIPKAPETIADILVERGHVTTYREEERDRFYRSIAPAPLVKDGKPVQLTMLLLASPELVFAGHPPAPVARWQDGARCAPVRDDDTVELIMSDADALDTPDTEATPAAPQVRLPTASDRTRATHVEPPGTIPAAVSAEPDPTETRTPSGSQDPTGSAHSWLADRGTGGLALITLLRSIADGERPAEILARHDRHLLIPYPEGLTALVVPGIGMEPADVLHALWDGGLLAIDPRRPLLRVREIDGRMRAMLTVEASAAVTTLLDRLVEPAVEPLDVPPCDRVATDPLGVAPGTDDPAGAADAIDPPESRPGATALATDPPKPPPRKSAARAFAEDLATQCRDGRVPTTALPNGLLIDHATLAALASEHRIPPSKLLRRFKHQPDFIPDTRGIILAGRP from the coding sequence ATGACACTCTTCGATCTCTTTCGCCGTTCCAAACCGGCCGCGCAGGGTCCCGAACCCGTCCAAGCGACGCCCGCACCCCGGGGCACTGCGAGTCCCGATCCGGACGAGGACCTGCTGCGCTACCCGCCCTTCATCAAGGGGCTGCCGGCCTCCGACGTCGATGCGCTGCTCGCCAAGCAAGCCGAATTGATCCGGCGCCTGCAGGACGGCGTAGGCATGACCGATACGGATTACCGCCAGCTCGTCCTGCCGGTCGTGCGCCGCCTCGCCGCCTTCGTGCACCTGCTGCCCGCCTCCGAGGCCCATCATCACCGCGGCTCGGGCGGGCTGCTGCGCCATTCCCTGGAAGTGGGCTTCCTCGCCTCGCAGGCGTCGATGCGCCACGTCTTCGCCTTGGATCGCGAGCCCAAGGACCGCTATCACCTGGAGCCGCGCTGGCGGGTCGCAAGCGGCCTGGCCGGGCTGCTGCACGACATCGGCAAGCCCGTTGCCGACCTGACGGTGTCGGATCGCGACGGCACCCTGACCTGGTGTCCGCATGAAGAGCCGCTGCTCGACTGGGCCCGCCGGCATGGACTGCAGCGCTACTATCTGCGCTGGCGCGAGACGCGCCGCCACAATGCCCATCTGCAGATGGGCACCTTGGTGGTGCACGCCATCCTCACCCCCGAGATCAAGACCTGGCTGAGCCGGGATCCGGCGATCCTCGCCAACCTGATCGCGGTCGTGGGCGGACAGGAGGAGACCTCGGTCGTGGGCACGGTGGTCGGCAACGCCGATCGGGCGAGCGTGGCGCGCGATCTGCGCGAGAACCGCATCGATCCCGACGCCTTCGCGCTCGGCGTGCCGGTGGACCGCTACCTGATCGACGCCATGCGCCGTCTGGTGCGCGAGGGCACCTGGACGGTCAACACCCCCGGCGCGCGGCTGTGGATGCTCGCCGACGGGCTGCATGTGGTCTGGCCGCAAGGCGGCGAAGACATCGCCGGCCTCCTGGCGCGGGACAAGATCCCCGGTATCCCCAAGGCACCCGAGACCATCGCCGACATTCTGGTGGAGCGCGGTCATGTGACGACCTATCGCGAGGAGGAGCGCGACCGCTTCTACCGCAGCATCGCCCCGGCGCCGCTCGTGAAGGACGGCAAGCCGGTGCAGCTGACGATGCTGCTGCTCGCCTCGCCCGAGTTGGTCTTCGCCGGACATCCGCCGGCGCCGGTGGCGCGTTGGCAGGATGGCGCGCGCTGCGCACCCGTCCGGGACGACGACACGGTCGAACTCATCATGAGCGATGCCGATGCCCTCGATACTCCCGACACCGAGGCAACCCCAGCCGCACCGCAGGTCCGTTTACCCACCGCGTCCGACCGCACGAGGGCAACGCACGTCGAACCTCCGGGCACGATCCCGGCAGCCGTGAGCGCGGAGCCCGACCCAACCGAGACGCGCACACCATCCGGATCGCAAGACCCGACCGGTTCCGCTCACAGCTGGCTCGCAGACCGCGGCACCGGCGGCCTCGCCTTGATCACGTTGCTGCGGTCCATCGCGGACGGCGAACGCCCCGCCGAGATCCTCGCCCGTCACGATCGCCATCTGCTGATCCCCTACCCCGAGGGGTTGACGGCACTCGTCGTGCCCGGCATCGGGATGGAACCCGCCGACGTCCTGCACGCCTTGTGGGACGGCGGCCTGCTCGCGATCGATCCGCGCCGCCCCTTGCTGCGCGTGCGCGAGATCGACGGACGGATGCGGGCGATGCTCACGGTCGAGGCCAGCGCCGCGGTGACGACGCTTCTCGATCGGCTGGTCGAGCCGGCGGTTGAGCCGCTGGATGTGCCTCCATGCGATCGCGTTGCGACAGATCCCCTCGGAGTTGCGCCGGGCACGGACGACCCGGCCGGGGCAGCAGACGCCATCGACCCGCCCGAGTCACGACCCGGCGCCACCGCCCTTGCCACCGATCCGCCCAAACCGCCCCCGCGCAAAAGCGCCGCACGCGCCTTCGCCGAAGACTTGGCAACGCAGTGCCGCGACGGGCGCGTGCCGACGACGGCGCTCCCGAACGGTCTGCTGATCGACCACGCCACCCTCGCGGCCCTGGCCTCTGAACACCGCATCCCGCCCTCGAAACTGCTGCGGCGCTTCAAGCATCAGCCGGACTTCATTCCCGACACGCGCGGGATCATTCTCGCGGGGCGCCCGTGA
- the mobI gene encoding conjugative transfer protein MobI(A/C), with amino-acid sequence MPPAHRLEEVFRAGPPGATGRDAEDDDATEEDGAPSDIAEALDAWIARNLAALQERAEQGCSAFEQRLAEAGRELPRSAWGRIGVRVRPQRAERATPGAFSIEWVTYRHVRTAAGVVYLSDYIRKGDGDRYPKSAFRGIARDWQRPLVEEAEQGFGAIRAAARQLAEVRTRFRAAAKRCRELGLDGNSAR; translated from the coding sequence ATGCCGCCTGCCCACAGGCTCGAGGAAGTCTTCCGGGCAGGCCCGCCCGGCGCAACGGGCAGGGACGCCGAGGACGACGACGCCACCGAGGAGGATGGGGCACCGAGCGATATCGCGGAGGCGCTCGACGCCTGGATCGCGCGCAACCTGGCGGCCCTGCAGGAGCGCGCCGAGCAAGGATGCAGCGCCTTCGAGCAACGCCTGGCGGAGGCCGGTCGCGAACTGCCGCGCAGCGCATGGGGTCGCATCGGCGTACGGGTACGTCCGCAGCGGGCTGAGCGCGCCACCCCCGGTGCCTTCTCCATCGAGTGGGTCACCTACCGCCATGTGCGCACCGCCGCGGGCGTCGTCTATCTGTCGGACTACATCCGCAAGGGCGACGGGGATCGCTACCCGAAGAGCGCCTTTCGCGGCATTGCACGGGACTGGCAGCGCCCGCTCGTGGAGGAGGCCGAGCAGGGATTCGGCGCCATCCGCGCCGCCGCGCGCCAACTCGCGGAGGTGCGCACCCGCTTTCGGGCCGCCGCCAAACGGTGCCGCGAGCTGGGTCTGGACGGCAACTCCGCGCGCTGA